A genomic window from Pseudanabaenaceae cyanobacterium SKYG29 includes:
- a CDS encoding transcriptional repressor — MAQSIYTAEALKAELNSKGCRMTPQREKILKAFQELPEGEHLSAEDLYHRLQAQNENISLSTIYRTVKMMARMGILRELELAEDHKHYELNQPRPHHHHHLICVKTNKVIEFKNDQVLSISQKVAEKYGFQVLDCELRIVGISPEGQRSIF, encoded by the coding sequence ATGGCTCAGTCGATTTACACAGCGGAAGCACTAAAGGCGGAATTGAATTCCAAGGGTTGTCGTATGACTCCCCAACGGGAAAAGATTCTCAAGGCGTTCCAGGAGTTGCCAGAGGGCGAACACCTCAGTGCAGAGGACTTGTATCACAGATTGCAGGCTCAAAATGAAAACATTAGCCTTTCTACCATCTACCGTACGGTGAAGATGATGGCGCGTATGGGCATTCTGCGGGAGCTGGAACTGGCGGAGGACCACAAGCACTATGAGCTAAATCAACCCCGTCCCCACCACCACCATCACCTCATCTGTGTCAAGACCAACAAGGTGATAGAGTTCAAAAATGACCAGGTGCTCAGTATTAGCCAAAAGGTGGCAGAAAAATACGGCTTCCAAGTTCTGGACTGTGAGTTACGCATTGTGGGGATTAGCCCGGAAGGACAACGATCGATTTTCTAA
- a CDS encoding long-chain acyl-[acyl-carrier-protein] reductase: MFGLIGHLTSLAHAQEVARELGYDEYAQQDLDFWCVAPPQIVADITVKSITGKTIVGKYVESCFLPEMLLLKKFKAATRKVLNAMAHAQKQGINITALGGFSSIIFENFNLMEMLHFRNIKLEVERFTTGNTHTAYIICRQVEEGAQKYGIDLAKATVTVCGATGDIGSAVCRWLNARTPVRELILVARNQERLQSLQESLGRGKIMTIEEALPQSDIVVWVASMAKGMEISPDILKRPSLLIDGGYPKNLANKIQVPDVQVINGGMVEHDLNMDWQIMKWVNRYHSPRHLFACFAESMLLEFEGWYTNFSWGRNQITLAKMEQIGALSRKHGFRPIV; encoded by the coding sequence ATGTTTGGCTTAATTGGTCATCTCACTAGTCTCGCCCATGCCCAGGAGGTAGCGCGGGAATTGGGTTACGACGAGTATGCCCAACAGGACTTGGACTTTTGGTGTGTTGCTCCGCCCCAGATTGTGGCAGACATAACGGTGAAAAGCATTACGGGGAAAACGATCGTGGGCAAGTATGTGGAATCCTGCTTTCTCCCGGAAATGCTCCTGCTCAAGAAGTTCAAAGCTGCCACCCGCAAAGTCCTCAATGCTATGGCCCACGCTCAAAAGCAGGGCATTAACATCACTGCCTTGGGGGGATTCTCTTCCATTATTTTTGAAAACTTTAACCTCATGGAAATGCTCCATTTCCGCAATATCAAACTGGAGGTGGAACGCTTTACCACAGGCAATACCCACACTGCTTACATTATCTGTCGCCAGGTAGAAGAAGGAGCACAGAAATACGGTATCGACCTCGCCAAGGCAACAGTAACAGTGTGTGGGGCAACGGGAGATATTGGCAGTGCTGTCTGTCGGTGGCTAAATGCTCGTACCCCCGTTCGGGAGTTAATCTTGGTTGCCCGCAATCAGGAACGCTTGCAGTCTCTCCAAGAGAGTTTGGGTAGGGGCAAGATCATGACGATCGAGGAAGCACTGCCCCAGTCTGACATTGTTGTATGGGTGGCAAGTATGGCCAAGGGGATGGAAATTAGTCCTGACATACTCAAAAGACCGTCCCTTCTCATTGACGGGGGGTATCCCAAAAACCTAGCCAACAAGATTCAGGTACCTGATGTACAAGTCATTAACGGCGGTATGGTAGAGCATGACCTAAACATGGATTGGCAGATCATGAAATGGGTCAACCGCTACCACTCCCCCCGCCATCTGTTTGCTTGCTTTGCCGAATCTATGCTGCTTGAGTTTGAGGGCTGGTACACCAATTTTTCCTGGGGACGCAACCAAATCACGCTCGCCAAAATGGAGCAAATTGGCGCACTCTCCCGCAAGCACGGCTTTAGACCGATTGTTTAG
- a CDS encoding aldehyde oxygenase (deformylating): MIAINYQCPAYKDAYSRINAIVIEGEQEAHDNYLALTQLLPTHAEDLHKLAKMEERHKKGFTACGKNLEVIPDMDYARRFFAELKQNFDAALQHGNLVPCLVIQSLIIECFAIAAYNIYIPVADPFARKITEGVVKDEYLHLNFGEEWLRANFAAVKADIETANRQNLPLVWKMLNQVTEDARTLGMEREELMADFMTQYSETLGNIGFSTREIMKMAAYGLA, from the coding sequence ATGATAGCTATCAATTACCAGTGCCCCGCCTACAAAGATGCTTACAGTCGCATCAATGCCATTGTCATCGAAGGGGAACAGGAGGCACATGACAACTATCTGGCTCTGACGCAACTGCTACCCACTCACGCGGAAGACCTACACAAACTTGCCAAGATGGAAGAGCGGCATAAGAAGGGATTTACTGCCTGTGGCAAAAACTTAGAAGTTATCCCTGATATGGACTATGCCCGCCGATTTTTCGCAGAACTGAAGCAAAACTTTGACGCAGCACTACAGCACGGTAACTTAGTCCCTTGCTTAGTCATTCAGTCTCTGATTATCGAATGTTTTGCTATTGCCGCCTACAACATTTACATTCCTGTGGCAGACCCCTTTGCCCGCAAGATAACAGAGGGTGTAGTCAAGGATGAGTACTTACACCTCAATTTTGGCGAGGAGTGGCTCCGAGCTAACTTTGCCGCCGTGAAAGCAGACATAGAAACGGCTAACCGCCAGAACCTGCCCCTGGTGTGGAAAATGCTCAATCAAGTTACAGAGGATGCCCGCACCCTGGGCATGGAACGGGAGGAATTAATGGCAGATTTCATGACCCAGTACAGTGAAACCCTTGGTAACATTGGTTTCTCCACCAGAGAAATTATGAAGATGGCAGCCTACGGTCTAGCATAG
- the rplI gene encoding 50S ribosomal protein L9, producing MSKRDVQVMLTKDVSKVGKVGDLVRVAPGYARNYLLPQGLAILATPGVIKEVERRKEKERQRQLELRQAAERMRDAITTIGGYIIKKKAGENNTLFGTVTAAEVAELIQARTNQSVDRREITMPEIKTVGTYDVTIKLHSEVSATIKLQVLPE from the coding sequence ATGTCTAAACGCGATGTGCAAGTCATGCTGACCAAAGATGTGAGCAAGGTCGGCAAAGTCGGTGACCTAGTTAGAGTCGCCCCCGGTTATGCCCGCAACTATCTACTCCCCCAAGGCTTAGCTATTCTGGCTACCCCCGGCGTGATCAAAGAAGTAGAACGGCGCAAGGAAAAGGAAAGACAACGGCAACTGGAACTCCGCCAAGCCGCAGAACGGATGAGAGATGCCATCACCACGATCGGGGGCTACATCATCAAGAAAAAAGCTGGGGAGAACAATACCCTCTTTGGCACCGTGACAGCCGCAGAAGTGGCAGAACTCATTCAAGCCCGCACCAACCAGAGTGTCGATCGGCGGGAAATCACTATGCCAGAAATCAAGACAGTCGGTACCTATGACGTGACCATCAAACTCCACAGTGAAGTTAGCGCCACTATCAAACTGCAAGTCCTACCCGAATAA
- a CDS encoding DUF2358 domain-containing protein, with protein MDLLEIIRQDYARFPQAQTYSIYAEDVHFRDPVYDFHGIDRYQDMIKFITTWFRDLKLELHSIDRVGDTIKTTWTMSWRAPLPWRPPISVSGWTELKLNGEEKICAHYDYWHCSKWDVIRQHFRLA; from the coding sequence ATGGATTTGCTAGAAATCATCAGACAGGACTATGCTCGGTTTCCCCAGGCACAAACCTACAGCATCTATGCCGAAGATGTCCATTTCCGTGACCCCGTTTACGACTTCCACGGCATCGATCGTTACCAGGACATGATTAAATTCATCACCACCTGGTTTCGGGACCTAAAGTTGGAATTGCATAGCATCGATCGGGTAGGGGACACGATCAAAACTACCTGGACTATGAGTTGGCGTGCTCCCTTGCCCTGGCGACCTCCCATAAGTGTTTCCGGCTGGACAGAACTAAAACTCAATGGCGAAGAAAAAATCTGCGCCCACTACGACTACTGGCACTGCAGCAAATGGGATGTAATTCGACAACATTTTCGCCTCGCCTAA
- a CDS encoding FTR1 family iron permease, whose product MDFAPALPVFLITLREGLEATLVIGIVLAYLAKLGAKRLFPSVYFGIGTGIAVSIFLGFLITYSLDRVGLSRWEYGVVAKYFLEAGVAVIAIGLLTWMLLWMTQTAKGLKTEIETSVGVAVATGTGIFSLVFVDVLREGVETALFIGAQAQRDGVTLVGAIAGVVGAGLLGWLIFQGGVKLNLKLFFRLMGVVLLLIVGGLVITALRKVELGMESWSQLAPAVRSWCAGKSSCLLGEQVWDLSAILPDRQFPGLLLKTLLGYRDKLYLGQAIGYLTFLLPVGWLYWRKLEGK is encoded by the coding sequence ATGGATTTTGCGCCTGCACTACCTGTTTTCCTCATCACCCTCAGGGAAGGTTTAGAAGCTACTTTGGTGATTGGTATTGTCCTGGCTTATTTGGCAAAATTGGGGGCAAAACGGCTCTTCCCATCGGTCTATTTTGGCATCGGTACTGGCATTGCTGTCAGCATTTTCCTGGGATTTTTAATTACCTATAGCCTCGATCGGGTCGGTCTTTCCCGGTGGGAATATGGGGTGGTAGCCAAATATTTTTTAGAAGCGGGGGTGGCAGTGATAGCGATCGGTTTGTTGACCTGGATGTTGTTGTGGATGACACAAACTGCCAAGGGTCTGAAAACAGAAATTGAAACATCAGTAGGGGTAGCAGTGGCAACAGGGACAGGTATTTTTAGCCTGGTTTTTGTTGATGTCCTGCGAGAGGGGGTGGAAACAGCTCTGTTTATCGGGGCACAGGCACAGCGGGATGGGGTAACTCTAGTGGGAGCAATAGCCGGGGTGGTGGGGGCTGGACTGCTGGGCTGGCTAATTTTCCAGGGGGGAGTCAAACTCAATCTCAAACTTTTCTTCCGGCTCATGGGTGTGGTCTTACTCCTGATTGTCGGTGGCTTAGTCATTACTGCTTTGCGCAAGGTGGAGTTAGGAATGGAGTCTTGGAGTCAGCTTGCCCCTGCAGTACGGTCCTGGTGCGCTGGTAAATCCTCCTGTCTGTTAGGGGAGCAAGTGTGGGATCTATCTGCTATCTTGCCCGATCGGCAATTTCCCGGTCTCCTCCTCAAGACTCTCCTGGGCTATCGGGATAAACTCTACCTGGGGCAGGCGATCGGTTACCTTACCTTCCTCCTACCCGTAGGCTGGCTCTACTGGCGTAAACTAGAGGGCAAATAG
- a CDS encoding methyltransferase domain-containing protein translates to MDWTVGTLGLGLGAIGVYLASARPYKSKESVANSYDEWTEDGILEFYWGEHIHLGHYGDPPVAKDFIQAKVDFVHEMVKWGNLPRGGKLLDVGCGIGGSSRILARDYGYEVTGISISPKQIARAKELTPPDLSVQFVVDDAMAMSFPDNTFDVVWCIEAGPHMPDKQQFARELMRVLKPGGVLVVADWNQRDDRQVPLHWWEQVVMRQLLDQWSHPAFASIEGFAEALQATGMVAGEVITADWTAATLPSWWESVWQGVARPEGLLKFGVPGFIKAMREVPTMLLMWLGFGSGLCRFGMFRAQKKLN, encoded by the coding sequence ATGGATTGGACAGTAGGTACGTTAGGTTTGGGTTTGGGAGCCATTGGGGTTTATTTGGCGTCGGCGCGCCCCTACAAATCCAAGGAATCGGTGGCAAACTCCTACGACGAATGGACAGAGGACGGGATATTAGAGTTTTACTGGGGTGAGCACATTCATTTGGGGCACTATGGCGATCCCCCTGTTGCCAAGGATTTCATCCAAGCCAAGGTAGACTTTGTCCACGAGATGGTCAAATGGGGAAATTTGCCTAGGGGGGGTAAGCTCCTAGATGTGGGTTGTGGTATTGGGGGCAGTAGTCGCATTCTGGCACGGGATTACGGCTATGAGGTAACGGGCATTAGTATCAGTCCCAAGCAGATTGCGCGGGCCAAGGAACTGACTCCCCCTGACTTATCTGTGCAATTTGTGGTGGATGATGCCATGGCTATGTCTTTTCCTGATAACACCTTTGATGTGGTGTGGTGTATTGAAGCGGGCCCCCACATGCCAGACAAACAACAATTTGCACGGGAATTGATGCGGGTGTTAAAACCAGGGGGGGTACTGGTAGTAGCGGACTGGAATCAAAGGGACGACCGGCAAGTTCCCCTGCACTGGTGGGAGCAAGTGGTCATGCGTCAACTACTAGATCAGTGGTCGCACCCAGCTTTTGCTAGTATTGAAGGATTCGCAGAAGCATTGCAAGCAACAGGGATGGTCGCAGGGGAAGTAATTACCGCGGACTGGACGGCGGCAACCCTACCCTCTTGGTGGGAATCCGTGTGGCAGGGGGTAGCGCGTCCGGAGGGGCTGCTCAAGTTTGGCGTACCTGGGTTCATCAAGGCAATGCGGGAAGTGCCCACAATGCTGTTGATGTGGTTGGGCTTTGGCTCTGGTCTCTGTCGCTTCGGCATGTTTCGTGCCCAAAAGAAGTTGAACTAG
- a CDS encoding methylenetetrahydrofolate reductase — MGVLADAIQRGEFLVTAEISPPKGTDVSAMLSHAKALQGLVHAVNVTDGSRAVMAMSPLAAAVLIQQQTGLEVICQMACRDRNRLALQGDLLGASALGIRNILALTGDPVTAGDQPEAKPVFDYESVRLLRLIAKLNGGKDANDRDLPQGGTNFLAGAAVDPQSPSWSGLKTRFCRKLEAGAQFFQSQLVTDFDRLAKFMAEIASLGDKPVLAGIFLLKSAKNAQFINKYVPGVHIPDHIIKRLAQAADPLDMGITIAAEQIQQARTLCQGVHVMAVKAEHLIPEILRRAGVGAHQIQDCHTHCYPVSHLVANQTEAGVVH, encoded by the coding sequence ATGGGGGTACTAGCCGATGCCATTCAGCGGGGGGAGTTTCTGGTCACAGCGGAGATTTCCCCCCCCAAGGGTACAGATGTGTCGGCGATGCTGTCCCATGCAAAGGCGCTCCAAGGTTTAGTGCACGCAGTCAATGTCACAGATGGCAGTCGGGCAGTGATGGCGATGAGTCCTCTGGCAGCAGCAGTCCTGATCCAGCAACAGACGGGCTTGGAAGTGATTTGTCAAATGGCTTGTCGCGATCGCAATCGCCTTGCTCTCCAGGGAGATTTGCTGGGAGCCAGTGCCCTCGGCATCCGCAATATTCTGGCTCTAACAGGCGATCCCGTCACAGCAGGCGACCAGCCTGAGGCTAAACCTGTGTTTGATTACGAATCTGTGCGCCTCCTCCGCTTAATTGCTAAGTTGAATGGGGGCAAGGATGCTAACGATCGGGACTTACCCCAAGGGGGGACGAATTTCCTAGCGGGAGCAGCTGTTGACCCCCAATCCCCTAGTTGGTCGGGACTAAAAACTAGATTTTGTCGCAAGTTAGAGGCGGGAGCGCAATTCTTCCAGAGCCAGTTGGTTACGGACTTCGATCGTTTAGCTAAATTCATGGCGGAAATTGCTTCCCTGGGGGATAAACCTGTCCTAGCGGGTATTTTTCTCCTTAAATCTGCCAAAAACGCCCAGTTTATCAACAAATATGTTCCAGGTGTGCACATACCAGACCACATTATTAAGCGCTTAGCCCAAGCTGCCGACCCCCTGGATATGGGCATAACGATCGCGGCGGAACAGATTCAACAAGCCCGTACCCTCTGTCAGGGAGTCCACGTCATGGCGGTCAAGGCGGAACACCTAATTCCGGAAATCCTCCGTCGTGCTGGTGTAGGTGCCCATCAAATACAGGACTGCCATACGCACTGCTACCCCGTTAGTCACCTGGTGGCTAATCAAACTGAGGCGGGGGTCGTCCATTAA
- a CDS encoding helix-turn-helix domain-containing protein, with the protein MAPTKLTPAQKQEILRLYSQMSNADLAERFGVSISTIARVIKEGKEADLIQSKRAGRQAKQLSIMPPVEEKATTTIVEEIIAPDQVEDIAPIELTEELVGDDFEDDSDLEEEEELEEEEPIDDIFLPTTLTILPLSELGAPEVCYLVVDRSAEIVTRPLKDFRELGQLPPGQEQRPTLPIFRNHRLARRFSTPQQRIIKMPGHLLRAAQDKLRQKGITYILLNGRVYSL; encoded by the coding sequence ATGGCTCCGACCAAGTTGACCCCCGCTCAGAAACAGGAGATTTTGCGCTTGTATAGCCAGATGTCCAACGCGGACTTGGCAGAACGGTTTGGCGTGAGTATTAGCACGATCGCGCGGGTGATCAAGGAGGGCAAGGAGGCAGACCTAATTCAAAGTAAACGGGCAGGGCGACAGGCAAAACAGTTATCTATCATGCCGCCAGTGGAGGAAAAGGCAACCACAACAATTGTTGAAGAAATAATAGCCCCTGACCAGGTGGAAGATATTGCCCCGATCGAGCTGACGGAGGAGTTGGTGGGGGATGACTTTGAAGATGATAGTGACCTAGAAGAAGAGGAGGAGTTGGAGGAAGAGGAACCGATCGATGATATTTTCCTCCCCACCACTTTGACTATACTGCCCCTGTCGGAACTAGGAGCGCCAGAAGTCTGTTACTTGGTGGTCGATCGGTCGGCAGAGATTGTCACCCGTCCCCTCAAGGACTTCCGCGAGTTAGGGCAGTTACCCCCAGGGCAGGAACAGCGCCCCACTTTACCTATCTTCCGCAACCATCGCCTAGCGCGGCGGTTTTCCACGCCTCAGCAACGAATTATTAAAATGCCAGGTCACCTGCTACGGGCAGCCCAGGATAAACTAAGGCAGAAGGGGATCACTTACATTCTGCTCAATGGCAGAGTCTACAGCCTATAG
- a CDS encoding M48 family metallopeptidase, producing the protein MARYPGISSEAFRHPLDRQAEQALRSVPGFDLLARKFIEYFSERPQFIFNLGNYVQVGPRQYATLYQMFRDCVASLDVSPEPDLFVAQSPVVNSYSLGKEKPYIVVNSALLDVLTEEEIKTVLAHELGHIKCEHTTLILMGSWAMQIISTISQATLGLGQVVSLGLLLAFYEWRRKAELSADRAALLVMDELETVQRTMMKVAGGSQRFAHELSLIEFKRQAEQYQGLDTDGLNQVYKLLFYNGLLSMSSHPFPVERLSYLAEWSRSVEYAQILRGDYKTTAAGAVDVSNGAATDEASKETAAQLRKQIEELQAEIDRIKGLQ; encoded by the coding sequence ATGGCACGTTATCCAGGTATTTCCAGTGAGGCGTTTCGCCACCCCCTCGATCGGCAGGCAGAGCAGGCATTGCGCAGTGTCCCTGGCTTTGACCTATTAGCTAGGAAGTTCATTGAGTATTTTTCCGAACGCCCGCAGTTTATTTTCAACCTGGGTAATTATGTGCAGGTGGGACCAAGGCAGTATGCCACTCTTTACCAAATGTTTCGCGATTGTGTTGCCAGTTTAGATGTCAGTCCTGAGCCGGACCTGTTTGTTGCCCAAAGCCCTGTCGTCAATAGCTATTCCCTCGGCAAGGAGAAACCCTACATTGTGGTTAACTCCGCACTGCTGGATGTCTTGACGGAGGAGGAGATTAAAACAGTCCTCGCCCACGAGCTGGGGCATATCAAGTGTGAACACACTACGCTGATCCTCATGGGCAGCTGGGCAATGCAGATTATCTCCACTATCTCCCAGGCAACCCTTGGTTTAGGGCAGGTGGTGAGCTTGGGACTGTTGTTGGCATTTTATGAGTGGCGGCGCAAAGCGGAGCTATCTGCCGATCGGGCAGCTCTGCTAGTGATGGATGAGCTGGAGACGGTGCAGCGGACGATGATGAAGGTGGCGGGTGGTAGCCAGAGGTTTGCCCATGAACTTAGCTTGATTGAATTTAAGCGCCAGGCGGAACAGTACCAGGGCTTAGATACGGATGGGTTAAACCAAGTCTACAAGTTGCTGTTCTATAATGGACTACTGTCTATGTCGAGTCATCCCTTCCCTGTGGAGCGTCTCAGTTATCTGGCAGAGTGGTCGCGGTCGGTAGAATATGCCCAAATTCTGCGGGGTGACTATAAGACTACGGCGGCGGGAGCGGTGGATGTGTCCAATGGGGCAGCTACTGATGAAGCTAGCAAGGAGACGGCAGCCCAATTGCGCAAACAAATTGAGGAACTGCAAGCAGAAATCGATCGGATCAAGGGACTGCAGTAA
- a CDS encoding UDP-sulfoquinovose synthase: MRVLVVGGDGYCGWATALYLSNRGYEVAIVDNLIRRYWDIELGVDTLTPIAPIRQRLQRWQEITGKVIPFYQGDIQDYSFVSRVFKEFSPEAVVHFGEQRSAPYSMIDREHAVMTQVNNIVGTLNILYAIKEITPDCHLVKLGTMGEYGTPNIDIEEGYITIEHNGRRDTLPYPKQPGSFYHLSKVHDSHNIHFACRIWGLRATDLNQGVVYGVLTEETGMDEILINRLDYDGVFGTALNRFCIQAAIGHPLTVYGKGGQTRGFLDIRDTVRCVELAVANPAERGQFRVFNQFTEQFNVLQLAEMVVKAAQTLGIKAQINHLPNPRVELEEHYYNAKNTKLIDLGLQPHYLSEALLDSLLNFAIKYQHRVDQKQILPKVTWR, from the coding sequence ATGAGAGTTTTAGTAGTAGGTGGTGACGGTTACTGTGGCTGGGCGACAGCGCTTTATTTATCTAACCGGGGCTATGAGGTAGCGATCGTTGACAATTTAATTCGGCGCTATTGGGACATTGAATTGGGGGTGGATACTCTCACACCCATTGCTCCTATTAGGCAACGCCTGCAACGCTGGCAGGAAATTACAGGCAAGGTGATCCCCTTCTACCAGGGAGATATTCAGGATTACAGCTTTGTTAGTCGGGTATTTAAGGAATTTAGCCCCGAAGCAGTTGTACATTTTGGCGAACAACGGTCTGCCCCCTACTCCATGATTGACCGGGAACACGCTGTCATGACCCAGGTAAATAACATTGTTGGTACCCTGAACATCCTCTACGCCATCAAGGAAATTACGCCAGACTGTCACCTAGTCAAATTGGGGACAATGGGGGAGTACGGCACGCCCAATATCGACATCGAAGAGGGATACATCACGATCGAGCACAATGGACGCAGGGATACTCTCCCCTATCCCAAGCAGCCTGGTAGTTTTTACCACCTGAGCAAGGTGCATGACAGCCATAACATCCACTTTGCCTGCCGCATTTGGGGCTTGCGGGCGACGGATTTGAACCAAGGGGTGGTCTATGGTGTCCTCACGGAAGAAACGGGCATGGATGAAATCCTAATCAACCGCCTAGACTACGATGGCGTATTTGGTACAGCCTTGAATCGGTTCTGTATTCAAGCCGCGATTGGGCATCCATTGACAGTCTACGGCAAGGGGGGACAGACCAGGGGCTTCCTGGATATTCGCGACACAGTGCGTTGTGTAGAACTGGCGGTGGCAAATCCCGCCGAGCGGGGTCAGTTTCGGGTATTTAACCAATTCACAGAGCAGTTTAATGTGCTGCAGTTGGCGGAAATGGTAGTAAAAGCAGCTCAAACCCTGGGGATCAAAGCGCAGATCAACCATCTGCCCAACCCCCGCGTGGAACTGGAAGAGCACTACTACAACGCCAAAAACACCAAGCTCATTGACCTGGGCCTACAACCCCACTACCTCTCAGAGGCTCTCCTAGACTCCCTCTTGAACTTTGCCATTAAATACCAGCACCGCGTCGACCAAAAGCAAATCCTACCCAAGGTCACCTGGCGCTAA
- a CDS encoding response regulator, which produces MTNPNPNAAYTVLVVDDNEMNRDTLARRLRQQGFGIEMAANGAQALDMARQKHYDLVLLDIMMPEMDGYEVLQTMKSEEGLKHIPVIMISALEEIESVMRCMELGAEDYLTKPFDPVLLKAAIARCLKKAAPRSTTTLQTSPKTTTLQTPPTTLQPAPVATAPAAPQETMSLEEVVGRIVNAGVLSRKGYMHLSKAIFNTIFTNRGLSDRDCYQINRVFQQIEAGKIKIID; this is translated from the coding sequence ATGACTAACCCTAACCCCAATGCCGCCTATACTGTTCTCGTCGTTGATGACAACGAAATGAATCGGGATACTCTCGCCCGCCGCCTACGCCAGCAAGGATTTGGCATTGAGATGGCAGCCAATGGGGCCCAAGCCCTCGACATGGCCAGGCAGAAGCACTACGACCTCGTTTTACTCGATATTATGATGCCTGAAATGGACGGCTATGAAGTCCTCCAAACCATGAAGTCCGAGGAGGGGCTAAAGCATATCCCCGTGATTATGATCTCCGCTTTGGAGGAAATTGAGAGTGTGATGCGATGTATGGAATTGGGAGCGGAAGATTACCTGACGAAGCCCTTTGACCCTGTGCTACTGAAAGCGGCGATTGCCCGCTGTCTCAAAAAAGCTGCCCCCCGTAGCACTACTACCCTACAAACTTCTCCTAAGACTACTACTTTGCAAACTCCCCCCACTACTCTGCAACCTGCACCTGTAGCAACTGCGCCTGCGGCTCCCCAGGAAACCATGAGCTTAGAGGAAGTAGTAGGACGTATAGTCAATGCTGGTGTCCTCAGCCGTAAAGGGTATATGCACCTCAGCAAAGCTATCTTTAACACCATCTTTACTAACCGCGGCTTGTCCGATCGGGACTGCTACCAAATCAATCGAGTTTTTCAACAAATTGAGGCGGGAAAGATTAAAATCATAGACTAA
- a CDS encoding response regulator, translating to MLPPPEQYRLLIVDDNDMNREILQRHLRRQGYRQITAVEGGQQALDLLREQDFDLILLDVMMPDLSGYDVLARLKGQEKYRSIPVIMISAVEETDSVVRCIELGAEDYLPKPFDPLILKARVGVCLERKFLHDRQKAYLCELEKDALTHPVTQLPSRRALRGYWEAFPASSEITVASLSIDYLGQYRDQLGKAEAMSLLQQVAQFLRQNVAPPWQVFHDWGGEFIVVMPNTPQAQALTWAQTLQEKLMTAHLPHPCSPLAPYVTISMGIVTVAGLIVNPRQLLEQADRELDRAKQSGNSILAKLLPGNNL from the coding sequence GTGCTACCACCTCCTGAACAGTACCGCCTGTTGATCGTTGATGACAACGATATGAATCGGGAGATTCTACAACGCCATCTCCGCCGACAGGGGTACCGCCAAATTACTGCCGTGGAAGGGGGACAACAAGCCCTTGACTTGCTACGGGAGCAAGACTTTGACCTTATCCTCTTGGATGTAATGATGCCCGACCTGAGTGGCTATGATGTGCTAGCTAGACTCAAGGGGCAGGAAAAGTACCGATCGATTCCTGTGATTATGATTTCAGCGGTGGAAGAGACGGACAGTGTAGTGCGCTGTATTGAACTGGGAGCGGAAGATTATCTGCCGAAACCCTTTGATCCCCTCATTTTGAAAGCCCGCGTAGGTGTGTGTCTGGAGCGCAAATTCCTCCACGATCGGCAAAAAGCCTACCTCTGTGAATTGGAGAAAGATGCCCTCACTCACCCCGTCACCCAACTGCCTAGCCGCCGTGCCCTCCGGGGTTATTGGGAAGCTTTTCCCGCCTCATCAGAAATCACCGTTGCTTCCTTAAGTATTGACTATCTGGGACAGTACCGCGACCAACTAGGCAAAGCCGAGGCTATGTCCCTATTGCAACAGGTTGCCCAATTCCTGCGCCAAAACGTAGCACCTCCCTGGCAAGTCTTCCATGACTGGGGGGGAGAATTTATTGTAGTGATGCCTAATACACCCCAAGCCCAAGCTCTCACATGGGCCCAGACTCTCCAGGAAAAACTGATGACGGCGCACCTACCACACCCTTGTTCACCCCTTGCTCCCTATGTCACTATTAGTATGGGCATTGTTACCGTGGCAGGTCTGATTGTCAACCCCAGGCAGCTATTGGAACAAGCCGATCGGGAACTAGACCGCGCCAAGCAAAGTGGCAATTCCATCTTAGCGAAGCTCTTACCTGGAAACAACCTATGA